A segment of the Siphonobacter curvatus genome:
TTACAAGTGGGGCTTCCGACTTTAACCTCTGTGCATTGCTGGCGGGCTCGGAAGGGACGCTGGCATTGGCGACGGAACTGAAGATCAATCTCCTTCCTCTACCTCCCTCGGAAGTAGCGGTGGCCTGCGTGCATTGTACGTCCATTCAGGAATCCCTTCAGGCGAACCTGGTAGCCCTCCAGCACCGACCCATGGCGTCGGAACTGGTGGATCAATACATTCTGGATTTTACCAAAGACAATCCCGAACAGAGTAAAAATCGCTTTTTCATCGAAGGCGATCCCGCTGCCATTCTGATGGTGGAGTTCATGGCCAAAACGCCGGAATCGCTTCAGCAGCAGGTCGACCAGTTTGTAAGCGATTTGCAAAACCGGGGACTAGGCTACGCAGTACCTGTCATCTACGGTGAAAAAACCAAGCAGGTCTGGGACGTTCGCAAAGGGGGTCTGGGACTAATCCGGAATTTACCCGGGGATACTCAACCCGTGAATTTGATTGAAGACTGTGCCGTAGCTCCCGAGGAACTCCCCCAGTACATCGCCGAACTTGAAGCCATGCTACGGCGGCATAACATTCACGCCAGCTACTACGCCCACGCCGGAGCGGGGGAGCTGCACGTGGAGCCCATGATCAACCTGAAAACGTCAGAGGGACAGGCCTTATTCCGGCAAGTACTGGCCGAAACAGTCGAGCTGGTGAAGAAATACCGGGGTTCGCTTTCGGGAGAACACGGGGATGGACGCTTACGCGGCGAGTTTATTCCGCAGATGATGGGCGAAGAAGTATACGATCTTTTCCGCCAGATCAAACGCCTCTTCGATCCGCTGGGGGTATTGAACGCGGGGAAAATCGTCGATACGCCGCCCATGAATCAGTTTCTGCGGTACGAAGCTGATAAGCCCGTTCGCAAAATCAATACGTACTTCGATTTCAGTGCTCAGGAAAATATTCTACGGCTGACGGAAAAGTGTTCAGGTTCGGGCGACTGCCGGAAAACGGAGCTATCAGGTGGGACGATGTGTCCCAGCTTTATGGCTACCCGCAGCGAACGCGATACGACCCGGGGTCGGGCCAACGTCTTACGGGAATTCCTGACTAATTCAACCAAGAAAAATCCCTTCGATCATCCGGAAATTAAGGATGTGATGGACTTGTGTCTGAGCTGTAAGGGCTGTAAATCCGAATGCCCGAGTAGTGTGGACGTTTCCAAGTTGAAAGCCGAATTTCTGCAGCATTATTACGATGCCCACGGTGTACCCTTTCGCTCAAAGATGGTGGGGAACTTTACGGCCCTGTCCCGCATGGGCAGTCGAATGCCACGCCTGTATAACTGGGCCATGCAAAGCAAATTACCCTCGCTGGCGATCAAGAAAGTGATGGGATTCGCCCCGGATCGTTCCATGCCGACCATCGCGGCTCAGACGCTGCGGCAATGGTTTGCCGAACACGAATTCCGACTCAATACGACGGGCCGCGTGAAGTTCAAGCGTATTCTGTTCTTCTGCGACGAGTTTACCAACTACAATGATGTAGAGGTGGGCAAGAAAGCAATTCTGCTCCTGAGCGGATTAGGTTATAAAATCGAGATTCCGTACCACGTGGAATCCGGACGGACGTACCTCTCGAAAGGGATGGTAAAAGAAGCCCGTAAAATCGCGATTAAAAACGTAACGCTACTGGCTGAAGTCATCAAGGACGGAGCACCCATCGTAGGATTGGAACCCTCGGCGATTCTTACCTTGCGAGATGAGTACCTGGAGCTGGTCCCTGCCGAATTGAAAGCTCAAGCCGAGGAGGTAGCCAGTCGGGCGTTTATTTTCGATGAATTTTTATCGCAGGAACTAGATAAGAAAAATATCAAGTCCGATCAGTTTACGTACGAAAAACGACTCATCAAGCTGCACGGGCACTGCCACCAGAAAGCCTTGTCGAGCCTGACGCATACCAAGAAAATCCTTTCCTTACCCAGTCAGTACGAAGTTCACCTGATTCCTTCTGGTTGCTGCGGCATGGCGGGCAGCTTTGGCTACGAAGCCAAACATTACGAGGTTTCGATGCAAATTGGAGAGCTGGTACTCTTCCCAACCGTTCGAAATCAACCCGAAGAAGTAACCATTGCTGCTCCCGGAACCAGCTGTCGCCACCAGATTAAGGATGGAACGGGCCGTATCGCCCTTCACCCCGCGGAGATTCTTTGGGAAGCCTTTGTACGCAATGAAATTCAATAAAAGATTCAGACCCTGAACCTACAAGCCGGACTGAATTCCGAAGCTCTGACTAGCCCCCTAAAAAACTCCTCACTTTGGGAATTTTTAGGGGGCTAACTGCCTTCATTCAACGCCTAACAAGCTTGATTAGAGGGTCTTTTACTTCGGATGAGCTAGCCGGTTTTGAATAGGACCTCAACCTTTCGTAGTCACTGAAACATTAGACCATTCAAACTGCCCAGGCTTCCAACCTTAAACTTTTTCAACCATTCCACCCTAAACTACATCTGGCAATGTTTTTTAGCGGATATTTGGCCTGAACTTTCCGGCTCATCCATGACCGAACTACTTATTTTATTTCTCCTGATTTTACTTAATGGTGTTTTTTCAATGGCAGAAATTGCTCTGGTTTCTGCCCGTAAAATACGCCTGAAAAACGACGCCGAACGCGGTGATAAACAAGCCCGGCATGCCCTTCAGCTCGCCGAAGCACCTGACACTTTTCTCTCTACCGTACAGATCGGCATTACGCTGATTGGTATCCTGACGGGTATCTATTCCGGCGAAAAGCTGGAAGGCGATCTATCGCTATGGCTTCAGCAGTTCGCGTTTGTGGCCCCGTACGCTAGTACCGTCGCCCGGGCGTTGTTGCTGCTGATGATCACGTACTTTACTTTAGTCATCGGAGAGTTAGTACCCAAACGGATT
Coding sequences within it:
- a CDS encoding FAD-binding and (Fe-S)-binding domain-containing protein, which produces MSETIEASSFGALQQAFEGELYYTKSTVHEAQRILYSTDASVYREKPLAVAIPKSVTDLKNLLTFARNHRTTLIPRTAGTSLAGQVVGSGIVVDLSKYFTEILEINTEERWARVQPGVIRDDLNKALAPYGLMFGPETSTANRAMIGGMVGNNSCGLHSIVWGNTRDHLLAAKVLLSDGSETEFKALTPWRYDLKREATETSLESDIYRGIHDLLSNPQHQQNIAERFPKRSLSRRNTGYALDALLNQEPFTSGASDFNLCALLAGSEGTLALATELKINLLPLPPSEVAVACVHCTSIQESLQANLVALQHRPMASELVDQYILDFTKDNPEQSKNRFFIEGDPAAILMVEFMAKTPESLQQQVDQFVSDLQNRGLGYAVPVIYGEKTKQVWDVRKGGLGLIRNLPGDTQPVNLIEDCAVAPEELPQYIAELEAMLRRHNIHASYYAHAGAGELHVEPMINLKTSEGQALFRQVLAETVELVKKYRGSLSGEHGDGRLRGEFIPQMMGEEVYDLFRQIKRLFDPLGVLNAGKIVDTPPMNQFLRYEADKPVRKINTYFDFSAQENILRLTEKCSGSGDCRKTELSGGTMCPSFMATRSERDTTRGRANVLREFLTNSTKKNPFDHPEIKDVMDLCLSCKGCKSECPSSVDVSKLKAEFLQHYYDAHGVPFRSKMVGNFTALSRMGSRMPRLYNWAMQSKLPSLAIKKVMGFAPDRSMPTIAAQTLRQWFAEHEFRLNTTGRVKFKRILFFCDEFTNYNDVEVGKKAILLLSGLGYKIEIPYHVESGRTYLSKGMVKEARKIAIKNVTLLAEVIKDGAPIVGLEPSAILTLRDEYLELVPAELKAQAEEVASRAFIFDEFLSQELDKKNIKSDQFTYEKRLIKLHGHCHQKALSSLTHTKKILSLPSQYEVHLIPSGCCGMAGSFGYEAKHYEVSMQIGELVLFPTVRNQPEEVTIAAPGTSCRHQIKDGTGRIALHPAEILWEAFVRNEIQ